A region of the Myxococcales bacterium genome:
ATGGGTTACGAGGTGACGGCGGCGTTCACCGGCGAGGAAGGCTTGCGGCTCGCCCTGGAAGGCGATTTCCGGGCCGTGATCCTCGACGTCATGCTGCCGGACATCGACGGCTTCGAGGTGCTTAAAAGGCTGCGGCGCGCCTC
Encoded here:
- a CDS encoding response regulator, producing the protein MDKTRLLIIDDDRRLCRLVQEYLDSMGYEVTAAFTGEEGLRLALEGDFRAVILDVMLPDIDGFEVLKRLRRAS